One window from the genome of Oryctolagus cuniculus chromosome 1, mOryCun1.1, whole genome shotgun sequence encodes:
- the SC5D gene encoding lathosterol oxidase isoform X2 — MDLVLGAADYYFFTPYVYPATWPEDDIFRQTISLLIVTNLGAYILYFFCATLSYYFVFDHALMKHPQFLKNQVYREIKFTVQSLPWISIPTVSLFLLELRGYSKLYDDIGEFPNGWIQLTFSVISFLFFTDMLIYWIHRGLHHRLVYKRIHKPHHVWKIPTPFASHAFHPVDGFLQSLPYHIYPFVFPLHKVVYLGLYVLVNIWTISIHDGDFRVPHVLKPFINGSAHHTDHHMFFDYNYGQYFTLWDRIGGSFKNPSAFEGKGPLNYVRKMTEEQCNSHAENDPKNDKLSNGEFTKTE; from the exons ATGGACCTTGTTCTCGGCGCGGCAGATTACTACTTCTTCACGCCGTATGTCTACCCAGCCACGTGGCCAGAGGATGACATCTTCCGGCAGACGATCAGTCTCCTCATTGTAACGAACCTTGGTGCTTACATCCTGTATTTCTTCTGTGCAACCCTGAGCTACTACTTTGTCTTTGATCATGCATTAATGAAGCATCCACAATTTTTAAAG AATCAAGTCTACCGGGAGATTAAGTTTACGGTCCAGTCATTGCCATGGATAAGTATTCCCACTGTTTCATTGTTCCTGCTGGAGCTAAGAGGTTACAGCAAGTTGTATGATGACATAGGAGAGTTCCCAAATG GCTGGATTCAGCTCACTTTCAGTGTGATATCCTTCCTCTTTTTCACTGACATGCTTATCTACTGGATTCACAGAGGCCTTCATCACAGACTGGTCTATAAG CGCATACATAAGCCTCATCACGTCTGGAAGATTCCCACTCCATTCGCAAGTCACGCGTTTCACCCTGTGGATGGCTTCCTTCAGAGTCTGCCTTACCACATCTACCCTTTTGTCTTTCCATTACACAAGGTGGTTTATTTGGGCTTGTACGTCTTGGTTAACATCTGGACGATTTCCATTCATGATGGGGATTTTCGCGTCCCCCACGTGTTAAAGCCATTTATTAATGGCTCAGCTCACCACACAGACCACCACATGTTTTTTGACTACAACTATGGACAGTATTTCACTTTGTGGGATAGAATTGGAGGCTCATTCAAAAATCCTTCCGCTTTCGAGGGGAAGGGGCCTCTGAATTATGTGAGGAAGATGACCGAAGAACAATGCAACAGCCATGCAGAAAACGATCCTAAGAATGACAAACTATCCAATGGAGAGTTTACCAAGACTGAATAG